From the genome of Fusobacterium varium:
GAAACAGGAGCTAATGTCTACACATACAAAACTCCTAAAACTTTTGAAGAACAAAAACAGTTGATAAAAGAGTTGGCTAGTATAGTAGATGAAAGAGAAAATGGAGAAAAAATAGTCAATAATATGGAGCAAAGGCTTAGAGTTATTCAAAATAAAATAGAAAAAAATTATTGTGGGGAAAAATTAAAAATAATGTTTTATACACCTTTTGAAACAACAAGTGGAAAAAATACAACTTTTGATGATATGGTAAAACTTATTGGTGGAATAAATATAGCTGCCGAAAATGGAATTGAAAACTCTGAAAAGATTAATAAAGAAAAGGTAATAGAGTTAGATCCAGATATTATAATTATTCCAATATGGGATAAATATACAGATGGAGAGGAGTTTTTAGACTTTTTTATTAATGATATAAGCCTTCAAGATTTAAAAGCAGTGAAAAGCAAAAGGGTTATCCCTGTAAAATATAAGGTAACTGCTCCAACTTCACAATATATGATTGATGGAATAGAGGTATTAGCAAAAAAAATATATAACTTGGAGGAGAGATGATTTGAAAAAAGAAAAAATAGATTTTAATATATTTATGCTGTTGTTGTTGATAGCCATTATTCTATTTTCACTATTTTATGGGGCAGTAAAAGTGCCAATTCCAGAAGTTGTAAAGATACTTTTAAATAAAATAGGTGGAACAGATTTTCAAATAGCAAAGAAAAGTTATATTCCTATTGTATTTTATGTAAGATTTCCAAGGGTAATGACAGCAGTAATTGTAGGGGGAGCATTAGCTGTTTGTGGTTGTACAATGCAAAGCCTTTTAAAAAACCCCATAGCAGATTCTGGGATAATAGGTATCTCTAGTGGAGCAAGTTTAGGGGCAGTGCTGTCAATAGCTTTAGGGTTAAGTTCATTAAGTATTTTTGCAATGCCATTTTTTTCAATATGTTTTTCTCTTTTAGTATCTTCTATTGTATACAAGTTAGCATCTTTAAAAGGTAGAACAGACAATCTTTTGCTTATCTTATCAGGAATAGCAATAAGTAGTTTTGTAGGAGCTATCTCCTCTATGATTTTAACAAATCTTATGGAATCTCAAATAAAAGAGTATATATTTTGGGCAATAGGAAGTTTAAGTGGAAGAAGATGGGAGCACTTTCTTTTTGGGGTATTTCCAATTTTAATACTTACTTTTATTCTTTTTTACTATGGTAAAGAGTTGAATATACTTTTATTGGGAGATGAGGAGGCAAAATCTTTAGGAATAAATATTAGAAAAATAAGAAAGAAAATTTTAATAATTATAGCTATGCTTACGGCGATATCTGTATGTATAAGTGGAAATATAGGGTTTGTAGGGCTTATTGTTCCACATATGTTGAGAAAAATAATAGGAGCTGACAACAGAAAGTTATTGAAAGCATCTTTTCTAGCAGGGGCTTTTTTTCTAACATTTAGTGATTTGATCTCAAGAGTTGTTTTAGCTCCAAGTGAAGTAAGTGTAGGAATAATCACTTCATTAATTGGGGCACCTTACTTTATTTATTTAATTATAAAAATTAGAAAAGAGGGTAGGGGATTATAATGAATTTAAAAATAGATAATATCTGTTACTCTATAGGGGAAAGAGAGATTTTAAAGAATATATCTTTTCAATGTAAAGAGGAGGAGATTATAGGGATAATTGGTCCAAATGGATCAGGAAAAACAACACTATTAAAAACAATAAATGGTATAAATCAGATAAAATCTGGAAATATATTTTTTAATGAAAGAAATATAAGGGAGTATAAAGAGAAAGAGTTAGCACAAAATATCTCTTTTATGAATCAAAATACAAATTTAGGCTTTGATTTTCCTTGTGTAGATGTAGTTGTATTAGGAAGATATCCATATTTAGAGAGATTTCAAGAGTATGGTAAAAAAGATAGAGAGATTGCAGAGAGATATATGCAACTTACAGATACTTTAAAATTTAAGGATAAATCAATATTGGAATTGTCTGGTGGAGAGAGACAAAGGGTACTTTTTGCAAAGGTATTGACTCAAGAAAGTAAAGTGATGTTGTTAGATGAGCCTTCAGCAAGTATGGATATGATGTATGAAGATGAGCTTTTTAAAATTGTTAAAAAGATGCAAGAGGAGAAAAAGA
Proteins encoded in this window:
- a CDS encoding ABC transporter substrate-binding protein, which encodes MKKTAYLIVLLIVFLTSSIFGKEITPKKYKRIVSLTLSGDEMILSLVNSDRIVGLSGKINEDPEISYVVEEAKKFPKVESNIEKMIELDPDLVITADWMKKEILMQIEETGANVYTYKTPKTFEEQKQLIKELASIVDERENGEKIVNNMEQRLRVIQNKIEKNYCGEKLKIMFYTPFETTSGKNTTFDDMVKLIGGINIAAENGIENSEKINKEKVIELDPDIIIIPIWDKYTDGEEFLDFFINDISLQDLKAVKSKRVIPVKYKVTAPTSQYMIDGIEVLAKKIYNLEER
- a CDS encoding iron ABC transporter permease: MLLLLIAIILFSLFYGAVKVPIPEVVKILLNKIGGTDFQIAKKSYIPIVFYVRFPRVMTAVIVGGALAVCGCTMQSLLKNPIADSGIIGISSGASLGAVLSIALGLSSLSIFAMPFFSICFSLLVSSIVYKLASLKGRTDNLLLILSGIAISSFVGAISSMILTNLMESQIKEYIFWAIGSLSGRRWEHFLFGVFPILILTFILFYYGKELNILLLGDEEAKSLGINIRKIRKKILIIIAMLTAISVCISGNIGFVGLIVPHMLRKIIGADNRKLLKASFLAGAFFLTFSDLISRVVLAPSEVSVGIITSLIGAPYFIYLIIKIRKEGRGL
- a CDS encoding ABC transporter ATP-binding protein — encoded protein: MMNLKIDNICYSIGEREILKNISFQCKEEEIIGIIGPNGSGKTTLLKTINGINQIKSGNIFFNERNIREYKEKELAQNISFMNQNTNLGFDFPCVDVVVLGRYPYLERFQEYGKKDREIAERYMQLTDTLKFKDKSILELSGGERQRVLFAKVLTQESKVMLLDEPSASMDMMYEDELFKIVKKMQEEKKTVIAVIHNLRIAIKYCTRLILLSNGKIVADGTPKEVITEENLNKVYGINAKIYKNPITGELDFCIL